The stretch of DNA GCAGGTAGAGGGCGACAACGTCGATCTCGCGTTGCCACCGAGCCTGGAGGGAGACGCCGCAGCGGCGGAAGAGCTGTCTGCGCCTGCGCCGCTGGCGGAGGGCGAGGGGCTTAGTCTCGAGACCCTTGAGCAGATGTCCTTGTCCAACAACCCAGCCGTCTCCCAGTCTTCGGCGCGCCTACGCGCCCTACGGGGGAAATGGGTCCAGGCCGGGCTCCCTCCCAACCCGACCGCCGGCTATACCGCGGGTGAAGTTGGCAATGATGGACGCGGGGGGCAGCAAGGTGGTTACGTCGGGCAAACATTCATTACTGCGGGCAAGTTGAAGCGCGATCGAGCGGTCGTCGCCGCCGAGATCACACGGGCCGAGCAGCAGCTCGTGGCGACGCAGCGACGCGTGCTAACCGACACTCGGCATGCGTACTACCAAGCGCTGCTCGCGCAGCGTCGCGTCGAGCTAGCCATGGATTTGTTGCAGGTATCAACCGATGCGGCCGACGCTTCGAAATCGCTCGTTGATGCGGAGGAGATCCCGGTAGCGGGATTACTACAAACCCAGATCAGGCAAGAAAACTCGCACGTATTCTTGCAAACGGCTAGGAACGCTCAGGAACAGGCCTGGCGCCGTCTCTCAGCTGTGGTTGGCGGCCCACAGTTGCCGCAACAGGACCTCGAAGGAGACGTCACCAGACTGCCTACAGAACTGAACTGGCAGGAACAGCTCGCAAGGCTGCAAGCTGAGAGCCCAGAGATCGCCAGCGCCCTGGCGGAGATGGAGCGAGCTCGGCGCGCCCTCAATCGGGCGAGCGTCGAGGCTGTGCCCGACATTAGCACCCAGATCAGCGTGCAGTATGACGCCGCATCGGAGTACACGATCGCGGGTGTGCAGGTTGGCATGCCGATCCCGCTATGGAACCGAAACCAGGGGGGGATCCGCCAGGCTCAATCGGAAGTCACCGCGGCCGAGAGGAACATCCAAAGAGTCGAGCAGGATCTAAGTCAACGCCTGGCGGACGCCTTCCGCAGCTACGCGGACGCTCAGGTCACCACAGCGAAATACAGCGCCGACATTCTGCCCCGCTCGCAGAGAACACTCGACCTGGTCCGGAAGGGATACGAGCAGGGGGAAGTGGGCTACCTCGACTTGCTAGCCGCCCAGCAAACGTACTCACAGGCGAACCTCGCCTACTTGGACGCACTGGGGGAGCTTTGGCAGAGCTACCTACTAATCGACGGGCTGATGCTGGACGGGAGTCTTGCCAACGCCCCCCTGTGACTTCGAGTGACGTTAGGCTGCAGTGGCAAGCCGCAATTGCCCCATATTAAAACACGACGTATACTTCAAAATCTGTTATCCGGCCCATTATTCGGCCATCATTCCTGCGGTCCGCCGCCTCTCTACTGAGCTTAGCATTCGTCACGTTGTCGCTATCGCCGTCTTGATGCACGCCTTGATGGGATGTTGTGCTCACCATAGGCATGCCGCAGATTCATCGTGCGATCAGGGCTGCCTTCACGCGAGTTCTGCTGAAGATGGGGCGGCCGCTCACACTCACACTCATGCTCTCGACGACGGTGTCTGCTCAACCGAAGAGAAGGACCCGACCAGAACCACGGGGGGTGAGGGACGGCACGATTCCGACGTCCCTCGCGATGGGTGCGACGGAGAGCAGTGCAATTGGCTGCCCTCCGAGGCGGGGTTAGAGCTTGCCGACGTGCCTCAGCCCGGGCTCAACGCTTGGGTGGCGACCTCCGACTTCTTGATCGACTTGAGAGTCCGGCAATGCCATCTTGAATGGCGATTCGCCAATTGTGGGCCCCCACCGTTACCGGTGCGCACGCACCTCGCCAAGAGCGTGCTTCTTATCTGAGCCCCCTCTACGGGTTCAATGTAGCGGGCGTTTGCCTGCTTCGTACCACGGGTTCTCGGCGCACAACCCTCGTCAGGTTGTCCGACCGCCGAGGAGAACAGCCCGACCAATGCACCTGTCTGCCCGGCGCGCATGCGCCGCTGCGTAGCAGTGCTTCCTGGAGCGCAGTGATGTCGACAAGAAACCACACAAAGCTATGGCTGTATGCCG from Botrimarina mediterranea encodes:
- a CDS encoding TolC family protein — its product is MLLVTAGCASGPRDFARGPQFSPPRGDSERVVTTAYQEEGDAQVEGDNVDLALPPSLEGDAAAAEELSAPAPLAEGEGLSLETLEQMSLSNNPAVSQSSARLRALRGKWVQAGLPPNPTAGYTAGEVGNDGRGGQQGGYVGQTFITAGKLKRDRAVVAAEITRAEQQLVATQRRVLTDTRHAYYQALLAQRRVELAMDLLQVSTDAADASKSLVDAEEIPVAGLLQTQIRQENSHVFLQTARNAQEQAWRRLSAVVGGPQLPQQDLEGDVTRLPTELNWQEQLARLQAESPEIASALAEMERARRALNRASVEAVPDISTQISVQYDAASEYTIAGVQVGMPIPLWNRNQGGIRQAQSEVTAAERNIQRVEQDLSQRLADAFRSYADAQVTTAKYSADILPRSQRTLDLVRKGYEQGEVGYLDLLAAQQTYSQANLAYLDALGELWQSYLLIDGLMLDGSLANAPL